The DNA segment CTTCATCGCCGTGGAAAGGGACATCCCCTGCATGACGACGACGAACGCCAGGATGACCCAGCCGAAGGGGCTGAGGAAATAGCCCTTCAATTCCTTGAAGGTGAGGATGCGGAAAAGTCTCATGCGGCGTGGGCGCTCTAGGTAGGTGATCCACCGCCCGGAGGCAAAAAGAAAAGAACCGCAGGAAAAGCGCCGCCCACGGGTGTTTCCGCCTTTTCTGGAGGGGGAACCGCCCCGGTCGCGGCAGCGTCATGGAGTGCGGCAGTCCTCTGCCGCCTTGTTCGGGAACGTCGGACATCGAACGCCCAACATCGAACGTTGAAGTAAAGAAGGCACGGGGGAATCGCCCCGGTCGCGGCAGCGTCATGGAGTGCGGCAGTCCTCTGCCGCCTTGTTCGGGAACATCGAACATCGAACGCCCAACATCGAACGTTGAAGTAATGAAAGCACGGGGGAATCGCCCCGGGCGTGGGTCCATTTCACGGAGACGATGGCTCCGCGGCGGAATCCAACGCCTCAAGAATGCGGTTCATCCCGCCCATGCAATCAGGAATCCGGACGATGCCCATCTGAAAAATGATGGGGCGTGGCGGCCCGCCGCACCGAAGCTGTACGCCGGAAGGTCTGCGGGAGTACGGCATCGGGCTTTCCTGGGGACTTCCCCACAGCCGGAAGTCTCACGACTTCCGCTACCCCTGCGACTTCCGCATTCCTACCACCTGCTGATCTCCAGCACCGCGGCATTCATCGCTTGCAGGGTGCCGATGTTGATACCGTCGGTGTCGAGGTCGTCGCGCTGGATGACGCCCTGCCAGCTTCCTTCGAGGCGGTCGTGGAAGGCCCATTCGCGGTCGTGATCCCGACCCATGAATTCCCACGCGCCTTCCGGGATGAGGATGTGGATGTCCTCCATGTCCTGCTGCGGGTGGAAGTTGGCGACGACCATGAAGGACGCGCCGCTCTCCGGGTCATGGCGGAGGAAGGCGTAGAGCCAATGGCCGGAGACGGGCTCCCCGGGCTGGCGGCCGAAGGCGGGGTTCTCACGGTTGAACCAGTTGAGGCCGAAAAATTCGCCGCGGGTGAAGGCGGGCTGCGCCAGCACGGCGAGCAGGCGGCCATACCAGGCGCGGAGTTCCTTCTGCTCCTGGCTGAGGCCGCCGCCGTCATAGCGGCCGCCGTTCACCCATTTCACGAACTCCTTCATGCACCAGTAGTCGAAGATGGTGGTGCGCTTGTGGTCGGTGCTGAAGCCGGCCTCATCCCCGCCCGCCTCGCCGATCTCCTGGCCGCTGTAGATCATGATGGGGCCGCGCCCCATGCCCAGCAGGACGGCGGATGCGGGCCGTCCGGCGTGCATGCCATGGCCACCCCATACTTCCGGACAGGCGACACGGACCTCGTCATGGTTCTCGACGAAGCGCAGGGAACGGTGGAAGCGCTCCGTGGCGAACTCCCCGCCGTCGAAGTCGTTCGCCCATTTTCCGGCATCATAGATGCCTTCCGCGACGTCGTAGGTCTGCTTGTCATAGACGCCGTCGAAGCCGGCCTCCAGCAGGGCGTCCAGCACGTGTCCGTCGGTGAGTTTCGCGGGGTCGTTGTTATACGCCTCCGCGGAAAAGAAGACGCCGGGCTGGCGGTTGCGCGCGCGTTTCACCGCCCAGCGCCAGAACTCCATGGGCACCATGTGGGCCATGTCCGCGCGGAAGCCGTCCACGCCCATGCCCTGCCACCAGGCGAGGATCTCATCCATGGTGCGCCAGGTCTTCGGCACGTCCTCCACGGCGGCGTCCGGGCCGGGGAGGTGGGAGGTGTCCCGGCCGGTGGTGAAGTCATGGCCGTAGTTGATCTTCACCGTTTCATACCAATCATGCACGGACGGGGTCCATGAGATGACGTTGTTGCCGGTGACCTTCCCATACTCCGCCTCCGGGCCGAAGAAGCCGTCGCCGGAGCCGGGCAGCTTCAGCGGCGGGCCGTCCCCGGGATCGCCGGGGCGCAGGTAGAAGTAATGGTTGTCCCGGTGGAAGAAAACGTCCCGGTCATCCCCCTGGCCGAAGGTGTGCTCCGGGCGGACGTCGGACACGTAGCAGCGGGAAACATGGTTCGGGATGAAGTCGATGATGACGCGCAGCCCCAGGCCGTGGCAGCGGTCCACCAGCGCGCGGAACTCCTCCACGCGGTTTTCCGGGACAGTGGCGTAGTCCGGGCAGATGTCGAAGTAATCGCGGATGGCGTAGGGACTCCCGGCCTCCCCTTTCAGAATGTCGCGGTCATCGGCGGGACGGCACGGATAGTCCGTGCCGCTGGCCTGCTCGATCACGCCGGTGAGCCAGATGTGGGTGAAGCCGAGGTCACGCAGCGAGGTGAGCGCGACCTCATTGATGTCGGCGAATTTCCCGCAGCCGTTCTCCTCCAGCGTGCCGTTCCTTTTCCGCGTGGTGTTCGTGTTGCCGAAGAGGCGGACGAAAAGCTGATAGATCACCGGGCGGGGGGCGGCGGGCGTGTTCGTCTCGGACATCGCCTTCATTCTCCCCCATCGCGCGGGATCTTCAATGGTGCTTTTCCCTTTCTTCGCGGATGACGGCGAGCATGTCATACAGCGCGAGGACCATGACCATGCAGGTGAGGAACGCGCACGCACCCCACCAGATGAGGAACATCCACGGGCGCACGCGCAGCCATCCATCCACCAGCCACAGCCCCCACGCCATGAGGCCGAGCGCGAGCAGGAGCATGCGCGCCATGATCTTCCGGCGCGTGCCACGGTTCCGCAGCATCGACCGTGCGACGCGTTTGTCAGATTCCCAATCCACGGGTGGTGATGCGGGGAGTCTAACGGGTGTGGGGGTGCCGTCGATGAAAAGAGAAACCGGGGGGACATTGAACATCGAACATCGAACATCGAACGTCCAACATCGAAGTTTGAATGGAAGAGGGATGTGGCGGGTGGGTGAGAGAGGTGGGCCGGGCAGGCGGCGGAGGCTTTTTCTGAGCGTAATGGAAGGGTAGCGGAAGTCGTGAGACTTCCGGCGGCGGGGAAGTCCACGGAGAACCCGACACGCTGTCTCCCTGTGTCTGGAGCGTCCTGCATCGTGGTGAATCCACCCAGCCGAAGGTCTCACGACCTTCGCTACCCCCGCAGATCCGCCGCGCCTTGGTTTCACCCGCAGGGGTAGCGGAAGTCGTGAGACTTCCGGTTGTGGGGAAGTCCATGGGAAACCGGAGCGGGCTTGCCGGATGACATCCGCCCCAACGGATCTCCACGGGATCCGCCGCGCGATGATGGGGCGCATTTTTCTAAAAAATCCCCGGCTCCGCAGCGGAGTCCGCCGGTGAAATTTAGGATTGCCAATGCACGGCACCTGCCACAGATTCCCGTTGTTGGAACGACGGAGGGCTGTTCTGGATCTCGTTTCCCGGACTCCCCCAGGGTCAAGCTCATCTGCCCGCGATCATGGCGATCCGCGCACAAGCACTTCCCGCTCCGTCCACTCGGCCGCCGGACCGTCCCATGGTCCACCGCCGGACCGCCCTTTTTCCATTTCTCCTGAATTTCCCATCCACCCTTCCGCATGGCCGGTCACAACAAGTGGTCAAAGGTCAAACACATCAAAGCCCGCGTCGATGCGATCAAGGGCAAGGTGTTCAGCAAGTGCGCCCATGAGATCGCACTGGCGGCGCGTGCCGGTGGCGGGGACCCGGGGATGAACGCGCGGCTGCGCACGGCGGTGGACAACGCGAAGGCGGTGTCCATGCCCCGCGAGAACATCGAGCGCGCCATCAAGAAAGGCACCGGCGAGCTGGGCGGCGACGCCATCCAGGAGGTGACCTATGAGGGCTACGGCCCGGCGGGCATCGCCTTTCTGGTGGAGATGGCCACGGACAACCTGAACCGCGCCGCGGCGGACATGCGGACGATTTTTTCAAAAAACGGCGGCTCGGTGGCGACTCCGGGCAGTGTTTCCTATCAGTTCGACCGCAGGGGTGAGATCCGCCTGGCGGCGTCCGCCATCGATGACGACCGCATCATGGAAGCGGCCATCGAGGCGGGCGCGGACGACGTCCACAGCGACGGGGAGGAACACATCATCCACACCGCGGCGAACGAGCTGGGCACGGTGGCGAACGCGCTGCGCTCCGCCGGCCTGAGCCTGGTGTCCGAGAAGATGGTGTCCCTGCCGCAGAACCTTTCCGTGGTGTCCGACGTGGATACCGCCCGCCAGATCCTGAAACTGCACGACGTGCTGGATGACTATGCGGACACGCTGAACGTGTTCACCAACTTTGAAGTGACGGACGAGGCGCTCGAGCAACTGTCCGCCTGATCCCCTCTCCATTTTTCCCCGACCCATTTCCTGATGAGCAACAACACGAACGAGGAAGCCTTCGCCGAGTCCGCCCCCGAGAAGACGGTGGCGAAGAAAGCGGCGAAGAAAACGGCAGCCAAGAAGGCCGCGGTGAAAAAGACCGCCGCGAAGAAGGCCGCCGCGAAGAAAGCTCCCGCAGCCGCCGAGACGCCGCTGTTGATCGACGTGCCCGCGGCACCGGCCGTGGCGAAGCCCGCCCGCAAGGCAGCGGCGGCACCCGCCCCTGCTCCGGAGGCTGCCGCCGATGCGGCACCCGCCCCCGCGAAGAAAGCGGCGAAGAAGGCCGCCAAAAAAGCGGCGAAGAAAACCGCCGCGGAAGCTCCTGCGGAGGCCGCCTTCTCCGCACCTGCACCTGCGCCCGCTCCTGCCGCCGCGGAGGAACCGAAGCGCTTCGGTCGTGTGCCGGGTGGCGGACCGACGACTCCCCGTGCGGATGCTCCATCCCAGGATGCGGCGCCGGTTTCCGATGCCTCCCCCTCCCCTGCCCCGCAGCAGCACCAGCCACGCCAGCACGGCGGTGGACAGCCGCAGGACGGCGGTGAGCAACAAGGCGGACAAGGAGGCCAGGGCGACAGCCGCAGCAAGCGCCGCCGTGACAAGCGGAAGAAGCGCCGCGAGCAGCTCCGCAACGAGCGCGGCCAGGATGGCGGCGGCGGTGGTGGTGGAAACCAACAGCAACAGCACCCGCAGCGCCAGCGTGGCAACGACCGCCACAACAACCAACGCGGCAACGACCGCCACGGCAACCAGCGCGGCAACGACCGCAGCGACCGCCAGCAGAACGACGACCGCGACTATGAGAACCGCGGCCACGCGCAGTTGACCGGCGAGAAGATCGAGGTGGACGGCATGCTGGAACTCGCGCCGAAGGGATTCGGCTTCCTGCGCGTGCCGAAGAAGAATTTCGAACAGGCGCGTGATGATGTCTTTGTCACGCCGGAGATCATCCGCAAGAACCACCTGCGGCTGGGCCAGTGGATCCACGGCACGTTCCAGATGGGCCCGCGCGGCCCGCAGCTCGTGGACATCACCGCCATCAACGGCATATCCGTCGCGGAGGCGTCGAAGCTCCCGCACTTCGACGAGCTGAAGGCGGTGAACCCGAGCAAGCGGATCAGCTTCGAGACAACGCCGGAGCGTTTCACCACGCGCGTGGTGGACATCATGGCGCCGGTGGGACGCGGCCAGCGCGGCCTCATCGTTTCCCCTCCCCGTTCCGGAAAGACGACTCTTTTGCTGCACATGGCGGAAGCCATCCGCACGAAGTACGAGGAGACCATGCACCTGATGGTGCTGCTGGTGGACGAACGCCCGGAGGAGGTGACGGAGTTCCGCCGCGCCCTGCCCGGTGCGGAGATCTACGCCAGCTCCAACGACGAGAACGCACGCAGCCACTGCCGCATCGCGGAACTCGCCATCGAGCGGGCGAAGCGGTTGGTGGAGGCGGGCAAGGATGTGTTCCTGCTGATGGACTCCATCACCCGTCTGGCCCGCGCCTACAACGGCAACATGAACAACCGTGGACGGGGCACCGGCTCCGGCGGCATCACCATCGGCGCGCTGGAGGTTCCGCGCAGGCTTTTCGCCGCGGCGCGGAACACCCGTGGCGGAGGCTCCCTCACCATCCTGGCCACCGCGCTGATCCAGACGAACTCCCGTGCCGACGAGGCCATCTTCATGGAGTTCAAGGGCACCGGCAACATGGAGCTGGTCCTGGACCGGAAGATCGCGGAAAACTACATCTACCCTGCGGTGGACATCTTCAAGTCCGGCACCCGCCGGGAGGAGCTGCTGCTGCCGGAGCACATGCTGCACAAGATCCACCTCATCCGCCGCGGCCTCTCCGGCCACCGCCCGGTGGAGGCGATGGAACGCCTGCTCTACTTCCTGAAGAAATTCCCGAACAACCCGCAGATGCTGCTTGAGATCAAGGGGTAAGGAGGGAGGAAAGTTTTCAGTTTTCAGGAAAGGGGAGGAAGGAGCGTACCTTCCCGCTCCGGTGGCTCGCAGTAAGGAGGGAGGACACTCCTGTCCTCCGGCGGCATTGGCGAATCAGAAAAGATTCACCGCTAAGACGCAAAGGCCGCGAAGGGAGAAGCAAGATTCGCAGTCAGCGTTCTTCTCTTCCTGAGAACTGGAGACTGAAAAATTTTCCTTCTTTGTTCGCCAATGCCGCCTGAGGACAGGAGTGTCCTCCCTCCTTACTCGGCTGCAACCGGAACCGATAGCAAAGGCGTTCCGGCATAGATCCGTCTTTCACTTCATCCGCCAATGCCGTCGGAGGACAGGAATGGGAGCGCAGCGAACATGACGGCGCAGCCGCAATGTCCTCCCTCCTTACCCGGTTGCATCGCATCCCGCGACCCCCTCTGGAAACGAGGCTCCGGATTCCACCCTGCATGCACTTGCGGAGGTAGGATGCCTCCCTTATCAGTCAGGCCGTCACCATGGAAAAGGAAACCGAAACCATCGAAGTCGAAGTCGTCGAGATCGACGGCATCGCACCGGTACCGGTGTCCCCACCGCATGGGGATGACGCGGCGGGCGGAGGCCCGCGCGGAGGCGGCGACTGGAACGACTGGCGGAACTGGCAGGGCCGCGTGCGCACGCTGGACATGCGCTGGTGGCCGCTGTGGGTGTTCCTGGGCATCATCCTGCTGGCGCTGCTGGCCTCCGTCGGCGTGGTGGTGGGGATCTTCTACGTGATCTATCGTATCATCCGCGGGTTCCTCCGCGCGCTGGTGGGGAGGTAGCGGAGGTCATCCAGGTAGCGAAGCTCGTGAGAGCTTCGGCGGGGTGGACGCCATCCAACAGACCGGCTCCAGCTTCCCATGGACTTCCCCACAGCCGGAGGTCTCACGACCTCCGCTACCCTTCCGAAGCGTCGGCATGGCGGATCCATGGCGTAGCGAAGCTCGTGAGAGCTTCGGCGGGGTGGACGCCATCCAACAGACCGGCTCCGGTGTCCCGTGGACTTCCCCACAGCCGGAGGTCTCACGAC comes from the Luteolibacter sp. SL250 genome and includes:
- a CDS encoding alpha-amylase family glycosyl hydrolase is translated as MSETNTPAAPRPVIYQLFVRLFGNTNTTRKRNGTLEENGCGKFADINEVALTSLRDLGFTHIWLTGVIEQASGTDYPCRPADDRDILKGEAGSPYAIRDYFDICPDYATVPENRVEEFRALVDRCHGLGLRVIIDFIPNHVSRCYVSDVRPEHTFGQGDDRDVFFHRDNHYFYLRPGDPGDGPPLKLPGSGDGFFGPEAEYGKVTGNNVISWTPSVHDWYETVKINYGHDFTTGRDTSHLPGPDAAVEDVPKTWRTMDEILAWWQGMGVDGFRADMAHMVPMEFWRWAVKRARNRQPGVFFSAEAYNNDPAKLTDGHVLDALLEAGFDGVYDKQTYDVAEGIYDAGKWANDFDGGEFATERFHRSLRFVENHDEVRVACPEVWGGHGMHAGRPASAVLLGMGRGPIMIYSGQEIGEAGGDEAGFSTDHKRTTIFDYWCMKEFVKWVNGGRYDGGGLSQEQKELRAWYGRLLAVLAQPAFTRGEFFGLNWFNRENPAFGRQPGEPVSGHWLYAFLRHDPESGASFMVVANFHPQQDMEDIHILIPEGAWEFMGRDHDREWAFHDRLEGSWQGVIQRDDLDTDGINIGTLQAMNAAVLEISRW
- a CDS encoding YebC/PmpR family DNA-binding transcriptional regulator; this translates as MAGHNKWSKVKHIKARVDAIKGKVFSKCAHEIALAARAGGGDPGMNARLRTAVDNAKAVSMPRENIERAIKKGTGELGGDAIQEVTYEGYGPAGIAFLVEMATDNLNRAAADMRTIFSKNGGSVATPGSVSYQFDRRGEIRLAASAIDDDRIMEAAIEAGADDVHSDGEEHIIHTAANELGTVANALRSAGLSLVSEKMVSLPQNLSVVSDVDTARQILKLHDVLDDYADTLNVFTNFEVTDEALEQLSA
- the rho gene encoding transcription termination factor Rho, encoding MSNNTNEEAFAESAPEKTVAKKAAKKTAAKKAAVKKTAAKKAAAKKAPAAAETPLLIDVPAAPAVAKPARKAAAAPAPAPEAAADAAPAPAKKAAKKAAKKAAKKTAAEAPAEAAFSAPAPAPAPAAAEEPKRFGRVPGGGPTTPRADAPSQDAAPVSDASPSPAPQQHQPRQHGGGQPQDGGEQQGGQGGQGDSRSKRRRDKRKKRREQLRNERGQDGGGGGGGNQQQQHPQRQRGNDRHNNQRGNDRHGNQRGNDRSDRQQNDDRDYENRGHAQLTGEKIEVDGMLELAPKGFGFLRVPKKNFEQARDDVFVTPEIIRKNHLRLGQWIHGTFQMGPRGPQLVDITAINGISVAEASKLPHFDELKAVNPSKRISFETTPERFTTRVVDIMAPVGRGQRGLIVSPPRSGKTTLLLHMAEAIRTKYEETMHLMVLLVDERPEEVTEFRRALPGAEIYASSNDENARSHCRIAELAIERAKRLVEAGKDVFLLMDSITRLARAYNGNMNNRGRGTGSGGITIGALEVPRRLFAAARNTRGGGSLTILATALIQTNSRADEAIFMEFKGTGNMELVLDRKIAENYIYPAVDIFKSGTRREELLLPEHMLHKIHLIRRGLSGHRPVEAMERLLYFLKKFPNNPQMLLEIKG